A window of the Microbacterium sp. LWH13-1.2 genome harbors these coding sequences:
- a CDS encoding acetate kinase, translated as MSAILVINSGSSSLKYSLIDIENENELAAGLIERIGQDVSAIRHTVRPDASADAVVTMLDASYESEQPLADHDAAFAVMLEQFAEHGPLLDEHPPVAVGHRVVHGGARFYAPTLVTRNVEEQIEELSVLAPLHNPANLAGILAAKAVFAEVPHVAVFDTAFHQTLPAAAYTYAIDAELAAHHRVRRYGFHGTSHQFVSESAAAFLGRDLGTLRQLVFHLGNGASVTAIDGGRSVETSMGLTPLEGLVMGTRSGDLDPAALVHLSRRAGLSIDDLDALLNSRSGLKGLAGRSDMRDILAGRESGDEAATLAFDVYIHRLRAYAGAYIAQLGGVDVISFTAGVGENAAAVRAEAMSTLGFAGVEIDPARNEERQRGIRRISTDDSPVTVLVVPTDEELEIARQTSRML; from the coding sequence ATGAGCGCGATCCTCGTCATCAACAGCGGGTCCTCCTCGCTGAAGTACAGCCTGATCGACATCGAGAACGAGAACGAACTCGCGGCCGGTCTCATCGAGCGGATCGGCCAGGATGTCAGCGCGATCCGGCACACGGTGCGACCGGATGCCTCCGCGGATGCCGTCGTGACCATGCTCGACGCCTCGTACGAGTCCGAGCAGCCCCTCGCGGACCATGACGCGGCCTTCGCCGTGATGCTCGAGCAGTTCGCCGAGCACGGTCCGCTGCTCGACGAGCACCCGCCGGTCGCCGTCGGTCATCGCGTGGTCCACGGAGGCGCCCGCTTCTATGCGCCGACGCTGGTCACGCGGAACGTCGAGGAGCAGATCGAGGAGCTGTCGGTGCTCGCTCCTCTGCACAACCCGGCGAACCTGGCCGGCATCCTCGCGGCGAAGGCCGTGTTCGCGGAGGTGCCGCACGTCGCGGTGTTCGACACCGCGTTCCACCAGACGCTTCCTGCCGCCGCCTACACCTACGCGATCGATGCCGAGCTCGCAGCGCACCACCGCGTGCGCCGCTACGGGTTCCACGGCACGAGCCACCAGTTCGTCAGCGAGTCGGCCGCCGCGTTCCTCGGACGCGACCTCGGCACGCTCCGCCAGCTCGTCTTCCACCTCGGCAACGGCGCGTCCGTGACTGCGATCGACGGAGGCCGTTCGGTGGAGACCTCGATGGGGCTCACCCCGCTCGAGGGCCTCGTCATGGGCACGCGCTCGGGTGATCTCGACCCGGCGGCGCTCGTGCACCTCTCCCGTCGAGCAGGCCTGTCGATCGACGACCTCGACGCGCTTCTGAACTCCCGCAGCGGGCTCAAGGGCCTCGCGGGCCGCAGCGATATGCGCGACATCCTCGCCGGTCGCGAGAGCGGCGACGAGGCGGCGACGCTCGCGTTCGACGTCTACATCCATCGCCTGCGCGCCTATGCCGGTGCGTACATCGCCCAGCTCGGCGGGGTCGATGTGATCTCCTTCACGGCGGGCGTCGGAGAGAACGCCGCAGCAGTGCGGGCGGAGGCCATGTCGACGCTCGGTTTCGCCGGGGTCGAGATCGACCCTGCGCGCAACGAGGAGCGACAGCGCGGCATCCGTCGGATCTCCACCGACGACTCGCCCGTCACCGTGCTCGTCGTCCCGACGGACGAAGAGCTCGAGATCGCCAGACAGACCTCGCGCATGCTCTGA
- a CDS encoding HAD-IA family hydrolase, with the protein MPEALPDPLRAEGVLFDLDGVLTPTAEVHMRAWKVVFDDVFERWGITPPYSDADYFDYVDGKKRYDGVASLMRSRNVEIPWGAVDDQPEAETICGIGNRKNAAFAQSLRAEGIAPFPGSLALVEKLSAAGVPLGVVSSSKNAEEVLAAAGIRAFFRIVVDGVVAERENLASKPAADMFHAGAVALGVDPAHSIAVEDATSGAASAAAAGFATVIGVDRGAGADALRAAGATVVVEDLDVFLADQAATATESTLSPDSEETA; encoded by the coding sequence GTGCCCGAAGCCCTGCCCGATCCGCTCCGCGCCGAAGGTGTCCTGTTCGACCTCGACGGCGTGCTCACGCCGACGGCCGAGGTGCACATGCGCGCGTGGAAGGTCGTGTTCGACGACGTCTTCGAGCGCTGGGGAATCACGCCGCCGTACTCGGATGCCGACTACTTCGACTACGTCGACGGCAAGAAGCGATACGACGGCGTGGCGAGCCTCATGCGCAGTCGCAACGTCGAGATCCCGTGGGGCGCGGTCGACGATCAGCCGGAGGCCGAGACGATCTGCGGCATCGGCAATCGCAAGAACGCCGCCTTCGCCCAGTCGCTCCGCGCCGAGGGCATCGCGCCGTTCCCCGGCTCGCTCGCGCTCGTCGAGAAGCTGTCCGCGGCGGGTGTGCCGCTCGGCGTCGTGTCGAGCTCCAAGAACGCCGAGGAGGTGCTGGCCGCGGCCGGCATCCGCGCGTTCTTCCGCATCGTGGTCGATGGCGTCGTCGCCGAGCGCGAGAATCTCGCCTCCAAGCCCGCCGCCGACATGTTCCACGCCGGTGCCGTGGCTCTCGGCGTCGACCCGGCTCACAGCATCGCCGTCGAGGATGCGACGTCCGGCGCGGCGTCTGCTGCCGCCGCCGGATTCGCGACCGTCATCGGCGTCGACCGCGGCGCGGGAGCGGATGCTCTGCGTGCCGCGGGCGCGACCGTCGTCGTCGAGGATCTCGACGTGTTCCTCGCAGACCAGGCCGCGACGGCCACCGAATCCACCCTCAGCCCCGACTCCGAGGAGACCGCATGA
- a CDS encoding DNA polymerase III subunit gamma and tau translates to MTTALYRRYRPESFGEMIGQSQVTDPLMTALRGDRVGHAYLFSGPRGCGKTTSARILARCLNCAEGPTDVPCGTCPSCVELSRAGGGSLDVVEIDAASHNGVDDARDLRERATFAPSRDRYKIFILDEAHMVTPQGFNALLKLVEEPPEHVKFIFATTEPEKVLGTIRSRTHHYPFRLVPPAAMLDYVEKLCTEEGVVAERGVLPLVVRAGGGSPRDTLSLLDQLIAGSDSPAGSETVTVAYERAVALLGYTHATLLDEIVDALAAADAAAAFPAIDRVVQTGQDPRRFVDDLLERLRDLIVIAAVGAGAASVLRGVAEDELARMRTQAESFGSARLSRTADVVSAALDDMSGATSPRLHLELMVARVLAAGAEAGAAAPQATSVSAAAPARVQTPSAATQSEPRAHATGSTAAPAAASVPAAAAAPTAAAAAAPTAAAAAAPTAAAAVAPTAAVAAATPQDEVPAGAAPASDAPGAVVSDAAAASEAAASEAASAAETEAAPAAPAGPVTFDAIAAAWPGVLKRLEGLSRTSWLLATAVQPLAYDTDSEVLTLGFTSQHDVAKFKGTVPGAGPSDHLRMAIEHEVGVKVKYRPAPMPAGGAPRQPATSSSGAPTGDATASEPASAGSPRSQTRSASAGPVTEWAVAAIPASADPATSPVAVPTAAQPAPTAPTAPTAAAPTAQAAPTAPGAGRPVGGDEPPPPLDDEPPYFDDEPPYDPAYEPVPTPQTAASAGRAHAHPSSSTPAQSAPVQPAAPVRKAASAAAAPVITERTPAGGVQRYGEAVIRQVLGATFVREEPYEPPTRFS, encoded by the coding sequence GTGACCACAGCCCTCTACCGCCGCTACCGCCCCGAGTCGTTCGGCGAGATGATCGGGCAGTCCCAGGTGACCGATCCGCTGATGACCGCGCTGCGCGGTGACCGCGTCGGCCACGCCTATCTCTTCTCCGGACCCCGTGGATGCGGCAAGACCACGTCTGCTCGCATCCTCGCCCGGTGCCTGAACTGCGCCGAAGGGCCCACCGACGTCCCGTGCGGCACGTGCCCGAGCTGCGTCGAGCTGTCGCGCGCGGGCGGTGGATCACTAGACGTGGTCGAGATCGACGCCGCCAGCCACAACGGCGTCGACGACGCCCGCGACCTGCGCGAGCGGGCGACATTCGCCCCCAGCCGCGACCGCTACAAGATCTTCATCCTCGACGAGGCGCACATGGTGACGCCGCAGGGGTTCAACGCGCTGCTCAAGCTCGTCGAAGAGCCGCCCGAGCACGTCAAGTTCATCTTCGCGACCACCGAGCCCGAGAAGGTGCTCGGCACGATCCGCTCGCGCACGCACCATTACCCGTTCCGGCTGGTGCCCCCGGCCGCGATGCTCGATTACGTCGAGAAGCTGTGCACCGAAGAGGGCGTGGTCGCCGAGCGCGGTGTGCTGCCTCTCGTCGTTCGTGCCGGAGGCGGCTCGCCCCGAGACACCCTGTCGCTGCTCGACCAGCTGATCGCCGGCTCCGATTCCCCCGCCGGTTCCGAGACCGTGACGGTGGCGTACGAGCGGGCAGTGGCCCTGCTCGGCTACACGCACGCCACTCTGCTCGACGAGATCGTCGACGCGCTGGCCGCCGCCGATGCCGCCGCTGCCTTCCCCGCCATCGATCGCGTCGTGCAGACCGGGCAGGACCCCCGTCGCTTCGTCGACGATCTGCTCGAGCGGCTGCGAGACCTCATCGTGATCGCGGCCGTCGGCGCCGGTGCTGCCTCGGTGCTGCGCGGAGTCGCCGAAGACGAGCTCGCCCGCATGCGCACGCAGGCCGAGTCGTTCGGCTCCGCGCGTCTGTCGCGCACGGCCGACGTCGTCAGCGCAGCCCTCGACGACATGTCCGGCGCGACATCGCCCCGACTTCACCTCGAGCTGATGGTCGCCCGTGTTCTGGCCGCAGGAGCGGAGGCCGGCGCTGCCGCCCCGCAGGCCACCTCCGTGTCCGCCGCGGCGCCTGCGCGAGTTCAGACACCGTCGGCTGCCACGCAGTCCGAGCCGCGCGCCCACGCCACCGGGTCGACAGCGGCTCCTGCCGCTGCGTCGGTCCCTGCTGCTGCGGCTGCGCCGACTGCTGCCGCTGCGGCTGCGCCGACTGCTGCCGCTGCGGCTGCGCCGACTGCTGCCGCTGCAGTTGCGCCGACTGCTGCCGTTGCAGCCGCGACGCCGCAGGACGAGGTGCCCGCGGGTGCGGCGCCCGCATCCGATGCACCTGGAGCCGTGGTATCCGACGCCGCCGCCGCTTCTGAAGCCGCTGCATCCGAAGCGGCGTCGGCCGCCGAGACCGAGGCGGCGCCCGCAGCTCCGGCCGGTCCTGTCACGTTCGACGCAATCGCCGCCGCCTGGCCCGGGGTGCTCAAGCGACTCGAAGGGCTCAGCCGCACCTCCTGGCTGCTTGCGACCGCGGTTCAGCCGCTCGCCTACGACACCGATTCCGAGGTGCTCACCCTCGGCTTCACGAGCCAGCACGACGTCGCGAAGTTCAAGGGCACGGTCCCGGGCGCAGGCCCGTCGGATCACCTCCGCATGGCGATCGAGCACGAAGTCGGCGTCAAGGTGAAGTACCGGCCTGCTCCGATGCCCGCGGGTGGGGCGCCTCGCCAGCCGGCGACCTCTTCGTCCGGTGCGCCGACAGGCGACGCCACCGCATCGGAGCCTGCGTCAGCGGGCTCACCGCGCTCTCAGACACGTAGTGCTTCTGCGGGGCCGGTGACCGAGTGGGCGGTGGCCGCCATCCCGGCATCCGCCGACCCTGCAACCTCTCCGGTCGCCGTACCGACCGCTGCTCAGCCGGCGCCGACCGCGCCGACCGCGCCGACCGCGGCAGCCCCGACCGCTCAGGCAGCCCCGACCGCTCCTGGTGCCGGCCGGCCGGTCGGAGGCGATGAGCCGCCGCCTCCGCTCGACGACGAGCCGCCGTACTTCGATGACGAGCCGCCGTACGACCCGGCGTACGAGCCGGTGCCGACACCTCAGACCGCGGCATCCGCCGGTCGCGCGCACGCGCATCCGTCGTCATCGACCCCGGCTCAGTCCGCACCCGTGCAGCCTGCTGCGCCGGTGCGCAAGGCGGCATCCGCCGCCGCAGCCCCGGTGATCACCGAGCGCACCCCTGCCGGGGGAGTCCAGCGCTACGGTGAGGCCGTGATCCGCCAGGTGCTCGGCGCGACATTCGTGCGCGAAGAGCCCTACGAGCCCCCGACGAGGTTCTCCTGA
- the recR gene encoding recombination mediator RecR — protein MYDGIVQELIDEFGRLPGIGPKSAQRIAFHILQTPTFDVARLSELLVEIRVRVRFCEVCGNVAEQERCTICRDPRRNPELICVVEDAKDVAAIERTREFRGLYHVLGGAISPIAGIGPDDLRIAQLMTRLADGTVQEVILATNPNLEGEATASYLSRLLTTMQITVSRLASGLPVGGDLEYADEVTLGRAFEGRRVL, from the coding sequence ATGTATGACGGAATCGTCCAGGAGCTGATCGACGAGTTCGGCCGGCTCCCCGGAATCGGCCCCAAGTCCGCGCAGCGCATCGCGTTCCACATCCTGCAGACCCCGACGTTCGACGTCGCACGTCTGTCGGAGCTGCTGGTCGAGATCCGCGTCCGCGTGCGCTTCTGCGAGGTCTGCGGCAACGTGGCAGAGCAGGAGCGCTGCACGATCTGCCGTGACCCGCGTCGCAATCCCGAGCTGATCTGCGTCGTCGAGGACGCCAAGGACGTGGCTGCCATCGAGCGCACCCGCGAGTTCCGTGGGCTGTACCACGTGCTCGGCGGGGCGATCAGTCCCATCGCCGGAATCGGACCCGACGATCTGCGCATCGCCCAGCTCATGACGCGTCTCGCCGACGGGACGGTGCAGGAGGTCATCCTCGCGACGAATCCGAACCTCGAAGGCGAGGCGACGGCGAGCTACCTCAGCCGTCTGCTCACGACCATGCAGATCACCGTGTCGCGTCTCGCCTCCGGGCTCCCGGTCGGCGGCGACCTCGAGTACGCCGACGAGGTCACCCTCGGTCGAGCATTCGAGGGTCGGCGCGTGCTGTGA
- a CDS encoding rhomboid family intramembrane serine protease yields the protein MTRPDVISTADSPRSSALGRFASPVLLVVLMWVVQLADAILPGSFTGFGLRSWDVEGLGGILVGPLLHADWAHLIGNTVPLLVLGCLVAVEGARRFWAVTAMAAVIGGVGTWLVNAPGTLTVGASGLVFGYFGYTLMRVFAPGRVAHRVLYAVIALIVIALYGGSMLAGVVGVREGISWQAHLFGAIGGGLAAFIGRSGTRRT from the coding sequence GTGACAAGACCAGACGTGATCAGCACCGCCGACTCTCCGCGCTCGAGCGCTCTCGGCCGCTTCGCGTCTCCCGTCCTCCTCGTCGTACTCATGTGGGTCGTCCAGCTCGCGGACGCGATCCTCCCCGGTTCCTTCACCGGCTTCGGACTGCGCTCGTGGGACGTCGAGGGACTCGGTGGCATCCTGGTCGGGCCCCTGCTGCACGCCGACTGGGCGCACCTGATCGGCAACACCGTGCCGCTTCTCGTGCTCGGCTGCCTCGTCGCCGTCGAAGGGGCGCGCCGGTTCTGGGCCGTGACCGCGATGGCCGCCGTGATCGGCGGGGTCGGAACGTGGCTGGTCAACGCGCCGGGAACGCTCACCGTCGGCGCTTCCGGTCTCGTCTTCGGATACTTCGGCTACACCCTCATGCGCGTGTTCGCGCCCGGTCGCGTCGCACACCGTGTGCTCTACGCCGTCATCGCGCTCATCGTCATCGCGTTGTACGGCGGATCCATGCTGGCTGGCGTCGTCGGCGTGCGTGAGGGGATCTCGTGGCAGGCCCACCTGTTCGGCGCGATCGGCGGTGGCCTCGCGGCGTTCATCGGCAGAAGCGGAACGCGGCGCACATGA
- a CDS encoding glycosyl hydrolase family 65 protein has product MIDRDRFPVDPWRLIETRYSEDGVGETLFSVGNGYLGLRGNHIEGRGAHEHGTFINGLHETWPIRHAEQAYGFAEVGQTIVNAPDAKVMRVYVDDEPISFDEADVREYRRTLDMRTGVLERVVVWETPSGKRVRMRDERIVSFEERHLAVLRLEVVVENADAPVTVSCQMINRQDGAGVYAGTPNQAKSGFDPRKAEKIAERVLEPAEHWQDGLRSALSYSVAASGMTVAVVADHIIETENDYTSRTLIEEDISKNVFRVQAKAGVPISVTKLVSYHTSRGVPARELVDRCRRSLDRVAFEGVQAQFDRQAEWLAAFWARSDVQIGEHDDIQQATRWCLLQLAQASARADGTGVPAKGVSGSGYSGHYFWDTEIYVLPFLTYTSPQWARNALRARVLMLPAARRRAAQLNEAGALFPWRTINGEEASAYYAAGTAQYHINADVSFALGKYVRATGDDDFLRREGIDIAIETARLWATLGFWRTSRLVADTTDDDGIETFHIHGVTGPDEYTTVVNDNLYTNVMARYNLRYAARVVREAQEANGEEFARVVERTGLAEGEAEGWERAADAMFIPFSESLGIHPQDSLFLERELWDLAHTPSEQRPLLLHFHPLVIYRFQVLKQADVVLALFLQGNHFTPEEKKADFDYYDPLTTGDSTLSAVVQSILAAEVGYQDLALQYFQQSLFVDLHDLHHNAADGVHVASAGGVWTALVCGFGGMRDYAGELSFDPRLPADWPSLSYPLQWQGSALQITLTKDALRVQVRTGNPVPFTVREVAYIATTDEEVVVPLVDQGPLIPGRPSLRQFADALREDGTRLSASVPVITTAIPVIEPID; this is encoded by the coding sequence ATGATCGACCGCGACCGCTTCCCCGTCGACCCCTGGCGGCTCATCGAGACGCGCTACTCCGAAGACGGAGTCGGGGAGACCCTGTTCAGCGTCGGCAACGGCTACCTCGGCCTCCGCGGCAACCACATCGAAGGACGCGGCGCGCACGAGCACGGCACGTTCATCAACGGCCTGCACGAGACGTGGCCCATCCGCCACGCGGAGCAGGCGTACGGCTTCGCCGAGGTCGGGCAGACGATCGTCAACGCACCCGACGCGAAGGTCATGCGCGTCTACGTCGACGACGAGCCGATCTCCTTCGACGAGGCGGACGTGCGCGAGTACCGCCGCACGCTCGACATGCGCACCGGCGTGCTCGAGCGCGTCGTGGTGTGGGAGACGCCGTCGGGCAAGCGCGTGCGCATGCGCGACGAGCGGATCGTCAGCTTCGAGGAGCGCCACCTCGCGGTGCTCCGCCTCGAGGTCGTCGTCGAGAACGCCGACGCCCCCGTCACGGTCAGCTGCCAGATGATCAACCGTCAGGACGGCGCCGGCGTCTACGCGGGCACGCCCAACCAGGCGAAGAGCGGATTCGACCCCCGCAAGGCCGAGAAGATCGCCGAACGCGTGCTCGAGCCCGCCGAGCACTGGCAGGACGGGCTCCGGTCCGCGCTGTCGTACTCGGTGGCAGCCTCGGGCATGACGGTGGCCGTCGTCGCCGACCACATCATCGAGACCGAGAACGACTACACCTCGCGCACGCTCATCGAAGAGGACATCTCGAAGAACGTCTTCCGCGTGCAGGCGAAGGCGGGTGTTCCCATCTCGGTCACCAAGCTCGTCAGCTACCACACCTCGCGCGGCGTGCCCGCTCGGGAGCTCGTCGACCGCTGCCGCCGGTCGCTGGACCGCGTCGCCTTCGAGGGCGTTCAGGCGCAGTTCGACCGCCAGGCCGAGTGGCTCGCGGCGTTCTGGGCCCGCAGCGACGTGCAGATCGGCGAGCACGACGACATCCAGCAGGCCACCCGCTGGTGCCTCCTCCAGCTCGCTCAGGCCTCGGCGCGTGCCGACGGAACCGGCGTGCCGGCGAAGGGCGTCTCGGGGTCGGGCTACAGCGGCCACTACTTCTGGGACACGGAGATCTACGTCCTCCCGTTCCTCACGTACACCTCGCCGCAGTGGGCGCGCAACGCGCTGCGTGCACGCGTGCTCATGCTCCCGGCGGCCCGTCGTCGGGCGGCCCAGCTGAACGAGGCGGGGGCGCTGTTCCCCTGGCGCACGATCAACGGCGAAGAGGCGTCGGCGTACTACGCGGCGGGCACGGCGCAGTACCACATCAACGCCGACGTCAGCTTCGCGCTGGGCAAGTACGTGCGAGCCACCGGCGACGACGACTTCCTGCGCCGCGAGGGCATCGACATCGCGATCGAGACTGCGCGCCTGTGGGCGACGCTCGGCTTCTGGCGCACCTCGCGCCTCGTCGCGGACACCACGGACGACGACGGCATCGAGACGTTCCACATCCACGGCGTCACGGGCCCGGACGAGTACACGACCGTCGTGAACGACAACCTGTACACGAACGTCATGGCCCGCTACAACCTGCGCTACGCGGCGCGGGTCGTGCGGGAGGCGCAGGAGGCCAACGGCGAGGAGTTCGCCAGGGTCGTCGAGCGCACGGGGCTCGCCGAGGGCGAGGCCGAGGGCTGGGAGCGCGCGGCCGATGCGATGTTCATCCCGTTCAGCGAGAGCCTCGGCATCCATCCGCAGGACTCGCTGTTCCTCGAGCGCGAGCTCTGGGATCTCGCGCACACCCCGTCGGAGCAGCGTCCGCTGCTGCTGCACTTCCACCCGCTCGTGATCTACCGCTTCCAGGTGCTCAAGCAGGCCGACGTGGTGCTTGCGCTGTTCCTGCAGGGCAACCATTTCACGCCGGAAGAGAAGAAGGCCGACTTCGACTACTACGACCCGCTGACGACGGGCGACTCGACGCTGTCGGCGGTCGTGCAGTCGATCCTCGCGGCGGAGGTCGGATACCAGGATCTCGCGCTGCAGTACTTCCAGCAGTCGCTGTTCGTCGACCTGCACGATCTTCACCACAACGCGGCCGACGGCGTGCACGTCGCATCCGCCGGCGGCGTGTGGACGGCTCTCGTCTGCGGCTTCGGAGGCATGCGCGACTACGCGGGTGAGCTGAGCTTCGATCCCCGCCTGCCGGCGGACTGGCCGTCGCTGTCGTACCCGCTGCAGTGGCAGGGATCGGCGCTGCAGATCACCCTCACGAAGGATGCTCTGCGCGTGCAGGTTCGCACCGGCAACCCGGTGCCGTTCACGGTGCGCGAGGTCGCGTACATCGCCACCACGGACGAAGAGGTCGTCGTGCCCCTGGTCGACCAGGGGCCGTTGATCCCCGGACGCCCGTCACTGCGCCAGTTCGCCGATGCGCTCCGCGAGGACGGCACGCGCCTGTCGGCATCGGTCCCCGTCATCACCACCGCGATCCCGGTGATCGAGCCGATCGACTGA
- the pta gene encoding phosphate acetyltransferase: MAKSIYITSAEGHTGKSTIALGVLDALMRVTPRVGVFRPIARSVTERDDVLELLLAHDGVQLDYEDCIGVTYDDVRDDPDRALSTIVARYKAVEAQCDAVVIIGSDYTDVASPAELGYNARIAANLAAPVLLVLSGRDQQRQAEQLGTTTARTPAAVGQIAALALSELEVERAELFAVTVNRADPEALADIEAAVAAVRPQKTTPVWAIPEDRTLVAPSINGILSAVDGRLIKGDPDRLAREALTIVVAGMSMVNVLPRLTEESVVVIPADRTEVLLATLLADASGTFPRVAGIILNGPFPLPDPIVQLLDGFTSTVPIIATDLGTYDTAVRVMGARGRISPESRGRYDRALGLFQTHVDIAELTTQLGLAESRVVTPLMFEYGLIERARADRRRIVLPEGDDDRILRAAATLLAREVADLTILGDESAVRSRAVELGVDITAAQVISPTDPEMVERFATEYARLRAHKGITLAQAADTVTDVSYFGTMMVHLGLADGMVSGAAHTTAHTIRPSFEIIKTKPGVTVVSSVFLMALADRVLVYGDCAVIPDPTSEQLADIAISSAATARQFGIEPRIAMLSYSTGESGSGADVDKVRAATALVHERAPELLVEGPIQYDAAADAAVAKAKLPDSAVAGRATVFVFPDLNTGNNTYKAVQRSAGAVAIGPVLQGLNRPINDLSRGALVDDIVNTVAITAIQAQTGE, translated from the coding sequence GTGGCGAAGAGCATCTACATCACCTCGGCCGAAGGTCATACCGGCAAGTCCACCATCGCCCTCGGCGTGCTCGATGCGCTCATGCGCGTCACGCCCCGGGTAGGTGTCTTCCGCCCGATCGCCCGTTCCGTGACCGAGCGCGACGACGTGCTCGAGCTGCTGCTCGCGCATGACGGCGTGCAGCTCGACTACGAGGACTGCATCGGGGTGACCTACGACGACGTTCGCGACGACCCCGATCGCGCTCTCTCGACCATCGTCGCCCGCTACAAGGCCGTCGAGGCCCAGTGCGACGCCGTGGTGATCATCGGCAGCGACTACACCGATGTCGCGAGCCCCGCAGAGCTCGGCTACAACGCCCGGATCGCCGCGAACCTCGCAGCGCCCGTCCTGCTCGTGCTCAGCGGGCGCGATCAGCAGCGTCAGGCCGAGCAGCTCGGCACCACGACCGCACGGACTCCCGCCGCCGTCGGGCAGATCGCCGCGCTCGCGCTGTCCGAGCTCGAGGTCGAGCGCGCCGAGCTCTTCGCGGTGACCGTGAATCGGGCAGACCCTGAGGCGCTCGCCGACATCGAGGCCGCCGTCGCCGCCGTGCGCCCGCAGAAGACGACGCCCGTGTGGGCGATCCCGGAAGACCGCACCCTGGTGGCGCCGTCGATCAACGGCATCCTGTCGGCCGTCGACGGGCGACTGATCAAAGGCGACCCCGACCGACTGGCACGCGAGGCGCTGACCATCGTCGTCGCCGGGATGTCGATGGTGAACGTGCTCCCGCGGCTCACCGAGGAATCGGTCGTCGTGATCCCCGCCGACCGCACCGAGGTGCTGCTGGCGACGCTGCTCGCCGACGCGTCCGGCACCTTCCCACGGGTCGCCGGCATCATCCTGAACGGCCCGTTCCCGCTGCCTGATCCGATCGTGCAGCTGCTCGACGGGTTCACGTCGACCGTGCCGATCATCGCCACGGACCTCGGCACCTACGACACGGCGGTGCGCGTCATGGGCGCACGCGGCCGGATCTCGCCGGAGTCGCGAGGCCGGTACGACCGCGCTCTCGGACTCTTCCAGACCCACGTCGACATCGCCGAGCTCACCACCCAGCTCGGCCTCGCCGAGTCCCGCGTGGTCACCCCGCTCATGTTCGAGTACGGACTCATCGAACGTGCGCGCGCCGACCGCCGGCGAATCGTCCTCCCCGAGGGCGACGACGACCGCATCCTCCGTGCCGCCGCGACCCTGCTCGCGAGGGAGGTCGCCGACCTCACGATCCTCGGAGACGAGTCCGCCGTGCGCTCCCGCGCCGTCGAGCTCGGCGTCGACATCACCGCCGCCCAGGTCATCAGCCCCACCGATCCCGAGATGGTGGAGCGCTTCGCGACCGAGTACGCGCGACTGCGTGCGCACAAGGGCATCACGCTCGCGCAGGCGGCCGACACGGTCACGGACGTGTCGTACTTCGGCACGATGATGGTGCACCTGGGCCTCGCCGACGGCATGGTCTCGGGCGCAGCGCACACCACGGCGCACACCATCCGTCCGTCGTTCGAGATCATCAAGACCAAGCCGGGCGTCACCGTCGTCTCGAGCGTGTTCCTGATGGCCCTCGCCGACCGTGTTCTCGTCTACGGCGACTGCGCGGTGATCCCCGACCCGACCAGCGAGCAGCTGGCGGACATCGCGATCTCGTCGGCCGCCACCGCCCGCCAGTTCGGAATCGAGCCGCGCATCGCGATGCTGTCGTACTCGACGGGGGAATCGGGATCGGGCGCCGACGTCGACAAGGTCCGTGCCGCCACCGCGCTCGTGCACGAGCGCGCGCCCGAGCTGCTCGTCGAGGGGCCGATCCAGTACGACGCCGCGGCAGACGCCGCAGTGGCAAAGGCCAAGCTCCCCGACTCCGCCGTGGCAGGGCGAGCCACCGTCTTCGTCTTCCCCGACCTCAACACGGGCAACAACACCTACAAGGCCGTGCAGCGGTCGGCGGGTGCCGTCGCGATCGGACCTGTGCTGCAGGGACTCAACAGGCCGATCAACGATCTGTCCCGCGGAGCGCTGGTGGACGACATCGTGAACACGGTCGCGATCACGGCCATCCAGGCGCAGACCGGTGAGTGA